A window from Leptotrichia sp. oral taxon 215 str. W9775 encodes these proteins:
- a CDS encoding Wzz/FepE/Etk N-terminal domain-containing protein, with translation MNENKEQSINLNIIFKIIYKNIFLIGLVTVLMAGLAGFYAFTSKSFKSEIILYGNDRVLSEIGENSQYSLNSFDFFRFIQKNSKTLTNTKLPEEKFLKEMSKKLTAQTETGDPTVKVKFSNSNKIEAESFSEEYANLAAKYLATREDDFLDKQIKLLEEQYNFMANNVDLRTTKDSLSDTLVSRLAYYRLLKSDTSPLVKLVNINVKPALNKKFVLAGGIFAGLFLGILIAFIKEFSKSLDWKDIKSK, from the coding sequence ATGAATGAAAATAAGGAACAATCAATAAACTTAAATATAATATTCAAAATAATTTATAAAAATATTTTTCTTATAGGACTAGTTACTGTTCTTATGGCTGGGCTGGCAGGTTTTTATGCCTTTACAAGCAAATCCTTTAAAAGCGAGATTATTTTATACGGAAACGACAGGGTTTTAAGTGAAATTGGGGAAAATTCCCAGTATTCATTAAATTCCTTCGACTTCTTCAGATTTATACAAAAAAATTCAAAAACATTAACAAATACAAAGCTTCCTGAAGAAAAATTTTTGAAGGAAATGTCAAAAAAGCTGACAGCACAGACAGAAACAGGAGACCCTACAGTTAAGGTTAAATTTTCCAATTCAAATAAGATTGAAGCAGAAAGCTTTTCAGAGGAATATGCCAACCTTGCTGCAAAATACCTTGCTACAAGGGAAGATGACTTTTTAGATAAACAGATTAAACTGCTGGAAGAACAATATAATTTTATGGCAAATAACGTTGATTTAAGAACAACTAAAGATTCATTGAGTGATACTCTTGTTTCAAGACTTGCATATTACAGACTTTTGAAAAGTGATACTTCACCGCTTGTAAAACTTGTAAATATAAACGTAAAACCTGCATTAAATAAAAAGTTTGTTCTGGCAGGTGGAATTTTTGCAGGATTATTTTTAGGAATTTTAATTGCATTTATTAAAGAATTCTCCAAATCACTGGATTGGAAAGATATAAAATCAAAATAA
- a CDS encoding PTS transporter subunit EIIC: protein MKDKASSKLETMGKASIFPISLLPLAGLCLGLGTLFTNALNIKIYGLQNILGKVYFVGNTLTVTKTTALYEFLIILSKLGNIIFSNLPLLFAIGTAFAFTKYEKPTAALMGGVFFLIMHQTINGLLSTTIIPGVPLVADTPENPYAMLMAGQSVILGIQSLQMGIFGGIVAGLMTAGIHSRYCKMKLYSNMNSLSVAEFFKLSKLPALLTVICAIFTGVVSYIVWPLVQTGVANLGFFIKNTGYVGTFLFGFIERILMPFGLQNVFTLPLMYTKTGGEMIARGTSIQGFQNMFLHHLTDPATKKFSVNYTRFMTGKYLFMMFGLPAASLAMYNAASKDRKKFIAGLLFSVALASFLVGFTEPLELLLLFTAPLLYLIHIILAGLSFVTMHIMNAATGVSFSGGLADYYLFGVLQGQAKTGFTSIIPFGIAYFIIYYLLFRILISKFNLKTLGRENIVQYDKEIKVEEIIPAVDTVTVRKLTEEEIKADSSLTAENKDNENTTDESNKTSEENSEKSEEEISEEKNIRELEKTEAILFALGGKRNIINIDNCSSRLKLEVKNSLFVNDAALKITGALGVIKNKENVEVIYGPATSDIKTRLEEYLKTDNNA from the coding sequence ATGAAAGATAAAGCTTCCAGTAAGCTTGAAACAATGGGAAAAGCTTCAATTTTTCCTATATCATTGCTACCTCTTGCCGGACTTTGTCTGGGATTGGGAACGTTATTTACAAACGCTTTAAACATTAAGATATATGGCCTTCAGAATATTTTGGGAAAAGTATATTTTGTCGGTAATACTCTTACAGTAACTAAAACTACGGCATTATATGAATTTCTGATTATTTTGTCAAAACTTGGAAATATAATTTTTTCAAATCTTCCTCTGCTTTTTGCAATTGGAACAGCATTTGCATTTACTAAATATGAAAAACCTACAGCAGCACTTATGGGAGGAGTATTTTTTCTGATTATGCATCAGACAATTAACGGCCTCTTATCTACAACTATAATTCCAGGTGTTCCGCTAGTAGCTGACACTCCTGAAAATCCATATGCAATGCTTATGGCAGGACAAAGTGTCATACTTGGAATACAGTCACTGCAAATGGGAATATTTGGAGGAATTGTTGCAGGCCTTATGACTGCAGGAATACATAGCAGATATTGTAAAATGAAATTATATTCAAATATGAATTCTCTTTCTGTTGCAGAATTCTTTAAACTGTCGAAGCTTCCGGCACTACTGACTGTAATATGTGCCATTTTTACCGGAGTTGTTTCATATATTGTATGGCCACTTGTTCAAACGGGAGTTGCTAATTTAGGATTTTTTATAAAAAATACAGGATATGTTGGAACCTTTCTATTTGGCTTCATTGAAAGAATACTGATGCCTTTTGGGTTACAAAATGTCTTCACTCTTCCCCTCATGTATACAAAAACAGGAGGAGAAATGATTGCAAGAGGAACTTCTATTCAAGGATTTCAGAATATGTTCCTACATCATCTTACTGATCCTGCTACAAAGAAATTTTCCGTTAATTATACAAGATTTATGACAGGAAAATACTTATTTATGATGTTTGGATTGCCTGCCGCTTCACTTGCAATGTACAATGCGGCTTCAAAGGATAGAAAGAAATTTATAGCTGGTTTACTTTTTTCAGTGGCACTTGCTTCATTCCTTGTTGGATTTACTGAACCACTTGAACTGCTTCTTCTGTTTACTGCACCATTGTTATACCTAATACATATTATTCTTGCAGGACTTTCATTTGTGACGATGCATATTATGAATGCTGCAACAGGTGTATCATTTTCTGGAGGACTGGCAGATTACTATTTATTTGGAGTATTACAAGGACAGGCAAAAACAGGATTTACTTCTATTATTCCTTTTGGAATTGCCTATTTCATAATTTATTATCTACTATTTAGAATTCTTATTTCAAAGTTTAATTTAAAAACCCTTGGAAGAGAAAATATAGTGCAATATGATAAGGAAATTAAAGTAGAAGAAATTATTCCAGCTGTAGATACTGTTACTGTTAGAAAGCTTACTGAAGAAGAAATTAAAGCTGACAGTAGTCTTACTGCTGAAAATAAAGATAATGAAAATACGACTGATGAGTCTAATAAAACTTCTGAAGAAAATTCAGAAAAATCTGAGGAAGAAATTTCTGAAGAAAAAAATATTAGGGAGCTTGAAAAAACTGAAGCAATCCTCTTTGCTCTTGGAGGAAAAAGAAATATAATAAATATTGATAACTGCTCTTCCAGATTAAAACTGGAAGTAAAAAATTCTTTATTTGTTAACGATGCAGCACTGAAAATTACCGGTGCACTAGGAGTTATAAAAAATAAGGAAAATGTAGAAGTGATTTATGGTCCTGCTACATCAGATATAAAAACAAGACTGGAAGAATATTTAAAAACAGACAATAATGCATAA